In Gossypium hirsutum isolate 1008001.06 chromosome A10, Gossypium_hirsutum_v2.1, whole genome shotgun sequence, the DNA window tttatatattgcatggatacataaatatttatatttattcaatataaaaatatattgatgtattttttttaaatgtgtatgattaaatcaaaattaaagtttcaactatacatttaaaccacaattagaatttcacgtctacaattacacattaaaccgaaataaaaaataaactcaaaatttaaaaatttaaaatttaaaatttaaaatttaaaatttaaaatttaaaaataaaaaataaaaaataaaaaaataaaaaataaaaaacttaaaaatttaaaatttaatattttagtccatatttcaattaaaaagttcaatattcaaaattaaaaaaaattccaaaagaaaaaaaataaaaaaatatgttaaaaataaaaaaaaattaaaatttatcttataagggcgtttttagtgaaaacgccgcaaaaaaaaaaaaaaaaaattaaaatccccAATTTTTGATTACCCGCTCGTTAGTCCCTACTCATTTTCTCTCGATCTGTTAGGGTTTCTTTTAATTCTAGGCTTTCAAGAAAGCACTGAGCCTGCTCCAAAAATGCTGTGAGAAAGAGGATCTGTTGGTTTAGGATATAACTTTTGGTTCATGAAGAAGCGATCCCTCCGCATCAAGATAGTCAATCGCTGCTCCTAGAACCGGGGGAAGACTAAATGGGCGAAAAGAAGACATTCCGGGGGCAGCAATCTAAGAGATTTCAGAATCCCTGCCCCAGCAGCAGCAGCAACGAAACCCTAGAAATCTCCCGTTTCACCTCTCCCTTATCAATGTAAGCCTCTCCATTTTTCAATCTCCTGTTGCTCAATTCCGTTGTTACCAATGATTGCTCTGCCTATAGTTCCGTTTGCTTTCAGTATGAACCAGTGCATGAAAATACAAGTGCTAAATTTCctccttttcttcttttgaatttgaattgttaAGTGGATTTTCGCTTTGTTATCTTTTTAATTAGTGTGTTGGTTTCGATGTGGAATAACTGAATCGATTGAGAGTGCGCTGTGAGgtgaaagaaaaaggaagaacaaAAAATGAGTAGGCTATCGTTTAGGCCACGCCCATTGGACATACACAAAAAGCTACCGATTGTTAAGTCAGTCAAAGACTTTGAAGATGATGACACTCCAACTTCCGCTACTCgcaattctcaaatgctccatCTTGCTGCTGTCGAAGTTGAAACCGAGGTACCCTTTTCACTCCCTTGCTTTTCATAGCTCAAAAACTTCACTGTGACTTGGCATTATCCTTTAAGGCTATTTTTGTTGAATCATTTGATTTCATACTTCAAATTCACTTGCAATTTGTAATCTTAAGGTGAAGCAAAATCAGGGGGTTTTAAATTATTACTTATGCGAATGGAATTTGGTTTTAAATTATGACATTTGCATTTGCATATAAACATAGTTTGCTAATAGAAATTAGGGCTTTGCAACAGTTGAGGATATTTTTGTTAATATCCATTTAGCAATGGATAAGAATGTGGGAATTCTTGCTATGGAAATCTACTTCCCTCCTACTTGTGTTCAACAGGTGAtttcatctcttcctttttttttcctattaatttcTTCGAGTTTTTGAGTTCTGGGTTTTGGTTGGGTAGCTGATTCAAGGGAGAAAAATGGGTCAAAGGTGgaattttttttggttatttatgGTGAATAAACTGATTGCCTCCAAATTTAATTTTCTTGGGGTTTTTTtcttgtttcaaaatttttaattgtaTATCTGAAAAGTTCATCTCATTTGAACTCTATAATTTGGTGAAGTCTAACTACTGTTAAAGTGTTATGTTTGATTCCTTACTGGATCAATGGGTGTTAATTACAATTTTccctagaaaaaaaaattctagtttTGCATGATCATATGGTTATGAATACTTGTTTTAGTTTATAGCAGAATGATGGCTTTTTATTTGATATGTTATTTATTCATAGATTAATGTAATATGAGATTAATTTTATGATATTCATTTCTTTTTCCTACAAAACAGGAAGCATTGGAGGCTCATGATGGTGCTAGTAAGGGGAAATACACCATTGGACTTGGACAAGATTGCATGGCCTTTTGTACAGAAGTGGAAGATGTTATCTCTATGAGGTTACAAATTCTACATTTTATGTCTACTCTTCTTATATGTTATTAGCATCACGTAATACTATTTTACAGTATGTATAATAATGACTAAGATTTGCATTGTatggatggttgaaatgaacacTTTCTTCGATTTTACTAATGTGGTTATGTTTGATATGCAGTTTAACAGCTGTTACTTCACTCCTTGCAAAATATAAGATTGACCCCAAACAAATCGGCCGTCTTGAAGTTGGTAGTGAGACTGTGATCGACAAGAGCAAGTCCATTAAGACCTTCTTGATGCAAATCTTTGAGGTACTCTTCCCCAATCATCACGATTTCTTATCTAGGATAGTTGTCCCTTCTAGCTGCTAGCCATTATACGGGGTCATTTTGTCAAaggctatttttttttgttatgctacaaaaatattGCTAATATTAGAGgaattcatgttaaaaaaaatagtattgAGCTATGCTTAAtggattaatattaaataagaaaaaaatatttttttaaactccaaattaaaagaaattcattattttcaaataataaaacaaataaataaataaataaaactataaaataaaaaaaatatcatatcatctATCATATTTCGGTCCacattgattatttttgctactATAATATAATTAATGAGACTAAACATTtggtttagttattttagttGTCCTCAAATCGGTTTAGAAAATGCTGTCCTTTCACGCTTCCACCTCTCTTACTGGGGTATTTGGTTTCCTGTAACTAGGAGAAATATACAAAAGGTGAAACAAGGAAAGCTCTTTACTGGCATAACTAGATAATGCCGTTGTGCAACTCGTAGAACTACAGTCTTTATATGtgacatgtatatattttttggttaaatctTTTCAATTTATAACTTCATATGCTCTTCCAGTGatgtaaattaaatataatttgcaattgatatttttattttcatatttttatgttacctttaaatttaaaaattaaaaaaacacaacctgaataaatttagaaaagaaaCTATATacttaaatctaaaatattaaaatcttgaagtttttattttagctaaaattttattagctttttatataatttttacagTTTCTTTTTTGTATAAAGTTTGGTCTTCTAAAAATCTTTCCTATCTCAAACTCAACAGGTAGTCAATAAGCACTAAAACTGATTTTTCACAGTTTTCTTCTTCTATTTCAGGTATGTTAAGCTTCtcttttacccttttttattttctataatcTTTTGCTACTTTGGGTCTCCTGTAATATAAATTTCTTCTATCTTTATTCATTTTCTTAAACAAAAAACTATTAATTTAAGCATTGAAGAGTGATTGAAATGCAAACTTTGCTTGTTGTCCCTAGTTGCATCGGCAAACCATAGGTGCCTTAATTGAGTATGCTATCAACAGTAGTTTATATCCCCACTGGTAGAGTCTTTCCAAATCAAGTAATTTGGATTAGAATTGAGACTACAAAGTATGCATGAATTCTGTCCATTGGTTCAACTCCCATTAAAATAAATGGATGCCCATGTTCCAACTCCACTGCTTTCCCATCTTAAAGCCAAGCAGAGtaaaaaactcgaaattaaaTCTAGACATCTCCATCTTGTATGTGCTTCAGAGAATTGGTAAAGGTCGATAGAAACTTCAAATCAACAGAAAGATATCGGGTTAATTCTATTATTAGTTCCTATACTTTGCGAAAGTTATGcatttagttcttatattttaatttgaccaaTACTTTTCGAATTAGTTAATTTTAGGCCCtgtactattttaaattttaaaattttagttattttcttcTTATCGCCTGCATAGTTTGACTTTGCTACTTGTTTTTAGCTTTGCTgccatttatcatcttttttttttattttttaaattcttgtaTTTGCTCTAGTTTTGCTGCGTGATTGTTTGtctattttgtgtttttttgttGTTAGTTTCACTAAGTTATATATGCAGGCATTGCAATACTTTGGCTTCATCTAAAGCTTGAACCAGTCCTCTGTTGtatattgtttcttcttcttttctgatCTTTTTCCTTTGATTAATGAGATGTGATGATGATTTGGCATTATTTTCTCACCAGGATGAATTATGTTTTAGAAATTCTAATACTTTGTGTGTctgtttgtgtgtgtgtgtttttctatgtattaaattacatattggaTCAATGTTTGTGTGTGTGCGTTTgtgaaaaaagcgccgctaaaggtcatggtctttagcggcgtttgcgaaaaaggcgccgctaaaggtcatggtctttagcggcgtttgcgaAAAAAGCGCCACtgaaggtcatggtctttagcggcttttttaaaagcgccgctaaaggtcctggtctttagcggcgtttgagaAAACTGCGCCGCTAAAGGttatggtctttagcggcgtttgcgaaaaaagcgccgttaaaggtcatggtctttagcggcattttttttcaaaaaaatgccactaattttTGCGGCGTTGTTCCAAttagcttttaactctttttgcACTCAAacaatattttaatgtttaatttacgTTCTAATAAGTTGTACAAATTTTTGAATGGAGTCTTGGAATTGATTGCAAATGTTTTGCTTCTAAATTCTGATTTTACTTTGTAATTGTTTCAGcatatttaagtataattttattttatattaacttataattttatcattttaaaaaaaattaaataattttttttaaatgtcaaaatataattttacaacataATAACTTTTAATTCTATAATTTAAGAATTGTGGAGTCTCCTCTAAATTCCCCCTGCTTAAGCTTTTATTTATACTTACATAACAATattttatatcaattaaaatttattttgaaataaattcaaattaatggATAAAAGTAGTTTGACTTAAAAGATTATCTATTTGTACTttatattaaaagtttaattgagttgatgtcaATTTTAAATCGAGTtctaaattaattatgaaattatcaaaaaaaatttaattttacaaaacaataaattttattttgaaagtatttttgtaatttaaatattttatataaaatttaaaaaatacatatataatgagATTTGAACACAAAACACTATAACATTTACTTACTTCTTCAAATTTAAGCTATATTTAATGTGcatataaatttttcttttaataaattattacataattattttcaaaCACATCCTAACTGTGttataatctttaaattttaatctcAATAATTTTACATCAGCACTCCAAAATGaccaagttatatatatatatatatatggtattgcATTTGGAGTACTCAAAACTCCATCACATTATTTGCTCATCTGTCTCTTTCTCTCCCAAATTCATTTTCATTGCCTTGTCTTTACTTCAATTTTTCTTAAACTTAGAACATGATGTTTTGCTTTGTTTCCCATTTACTTTTTCCCATCCTTTATGTCTTTTtttggaataaattttttttaagattttgaaGTTTAATTTTGTGGGCTTAAGTAAGTCTAAAATAGTGTGCTTCAATTTAAAggtttaaacaatttattttaatataaattaaatcttatcTATACATTTGATTATTTGACGAACACATTTGATTAAAggttaataattataaattaatcctCCCTCTACTTACTAGGGTTACACAACAAAAcacatattaaaaattaatagaaaatttatagCCTTCACTACTTAAGGTTTGTGTAACATTAAGGGAAAAGATCAAAAAAAGAGAAATCAATTTATCGTGTTATATTTTTTCATCAAATCTAGTGGCCAACTCCAATTCTACATTAGGTAATTCTTACTTGAGAAAGCCATATTATTGTAAAgatcttaaaataattatttatgcaaTATCAAGATTTTGATTTTCATAATATTCCAATCATTAAATTTTACATATGGTATCATGAGCTTCATTAAAGAATATATGTTCATCCATTATAAATTTTCGCTATGATAATATTTACGTGGCtccaaaaaacatataaaaaaaagattatatgaatttgatgataagttttatgttttatatatgatTAATATGTGAAGTTAATAAATGTTGGTGAGCTTGACGATGAATGATTTTTATCAAACATGATGTCTAATTTATTctataaatgatttgatgatgaatggttttTTGAAAAATAACGATGACAGCACATTAGgttgtgaatgaaatgagcatATTAACCAGGTTAGAATGTTGTGGTTTTGATTGTTGGTTTTATGTCattcttaattttatatatacaattaatgagttatattttgatatataaaacTAAGGATCCATTCAAGGTCATCTTTGAGAAACCTGTTTTTGTCAAGAAGGATCGCTCGATAATAAGTAGATTTGTCTGAAAATGGCATTGTGTATGTTTCTCAAAAGGTTATAAAGTGAAGTATAGTTGCAGAATTTCTAGTAGATCATGCAGAAGAAGAGTATGAATCCATACACCTTGAGTTTTTGGTTGAAGAAATAATGTCTATTTCAAAGGTCAAAGAAGGAAACTTGAGGGTATATTTTGATGGGCCATCAAACATTAGGATCAGAGTAGTTCTAATCTCCCTAGATGGACAACATTTCCCGGTTACTACAAAATTGACATTTGCTTAGGCGAACATGGCTAAGTATGAAGCGTGCATTTTAGGTTTACAAATTGCGATTAAGAAAATGGCCAAAGCTTTGAGGGTGTTTGGTGATTCAGCATTGATAAACTATTAATTGAAAGGAGAAAGGGAAATAGGAGATCCCAAATTGGTCCCTAATTAGAAGTACATCCAAGACTAATCGAGCAGTTTGAATATATTCAATTTCAGCGGCTGCCAAGATAATCAAACAGTCGATGCATTGGTCACTTTAGCTTCAATGTTTAAAGTCGGGTCAGAATTTGAAATATAATCGATTAAGATGAAAATTAGGACATGCCAACTGTACATTTAATATGTCTAATATTGTTTAATAGggcaattatgaaattttatagaaTAGTTACATATAAtagtcaaaattttcaacttgTAATATAAAATCACCATATatcatttttgtaacaccctatacccgtaatCTACGCCGGggtagagtacgaggcattaccctTACCAGATTTCATGCAAACAAAGAATCTCAAGTCACCAAGACTCGGtccaaatttaaacttttttaatcTCTACCTTATACTTCTTATTGTGGGCCTACGAGCCTTAAGTCGACCGTTGAAAACCATTCGGGACTATactgggtccttaaaccaacaatgaaaattttttctttaaaacaggGCATATGCCCGTATGGaaaggcaacacgcccgtgtgaccaactcgacatggtcgtgttgatggcctgtgtggctcacacgacctaagcaccctgggacacgctcgtgtcttacacccgtgtagaattaacttctaattcacacctacagggttttcacatggccagacACGCGctcatgtccctcacacggccaagacatgcccatgtcctagccCCTGTGTAAATACCTGggtattctatttctgacgtcagcattcccaaaatgacacatggccatggcacacgctcgtgtactaggccgtgtcctccacacggttgagacacacagtcgaactacacgcccatggggcagaccgtgtgtcacatacggcttagacacatgcctGTTTGTGTACctatgtggacaatataaggctatttaccaagcctcattgccacccttacttgcctATTTCCATACAAATTCCAACCAATGCTAAAAAGAGcacaatttctaaaattaaatctaCCACAATAGAAATTTGTTCCAccatgataatgcatcttttataaattctaaaatgaatgttagccatcattcaaggcataatacaaattgaagggcttccaacccaagccaacacatttggccaattctcaaaaacacaaaataataaagtctaagttctatacatgccatattcaaaaatataaatccaactataccgaatgcttcggatcgatatctctgacttctggtGCTCATTGAGCTAGATAGGTGGCACTGTAAGGAAATAGagaggaaagagagtaagcattaaagcttagtaagttgtatataagtaaatatacaacaacaatataCCAATAACCAGCATGCTCATGATACTAAGGTAGGCATaagtataacttactcattaccgtccATACCAATcccaagttatatatatatagagctcatatctcatatgtaccaattaggtacctgtaccattcacaacacggttatactttcctcattagcttaagaacataacgttcatcattgaaccatttggaacactaccggatattcattaCGCCTCAAACGTGGGTaaagtgtcgatgccatgtcccagacatagtcttacactaactatcatctcgtagccgatgcatgtcccagacatgtcttacactagcttacgtctcgaggtcgatgcatgtcccagacatgtcttacattagctctcgtctcaatgtcgatgccatgtcccagatatggtcttacactggctcttataacgtggccgatgcatgtcctagacatgtcttacactagctcacacacaaatgacccaaacgtcatggctgaatatccgatttacttcctaaggttacAACGGAATTTCCattatctcaattatcattatacattctcaatttcacaaccaagcaattcatgctatattaactcaatacaattcaatacatacattaacaatgtagttgtattatttacatacaacttaccttggattacaaaacGTATAcaactagtcggtttagtcgacTTACTTggcttcccccggtctaggttccgatttgaaaattcttgatctatattagaaaaatacactcatttagtcactaaaaaaagttaataaattaaaaactcaCATCTtcagcaaaatgaccattttgcccctaaactttggcaaaataaccattttacccctatgctcgaaaatcaatttttatcgaatttcttcgcatCTTGAGCCTACCTGAACTCTTTTTATTGttatagcaaccccaaattcatcatatttcacacatttatcaacaattttACAACTcgtgcaaaatagtccttttaggtgttttcatggtaacccctttcacaaaagttgtctattacacaactaagactcatactcttccataaaattttagaaaacaccctaaattctctcatgaaaaaaccctagaccttcaaccattttgcaagatatacccctcatttgaaagcttatgcttcaagggtctcaaaaatacaaaaatcatcaataaaggacATGAAAGTCACTTACTTCTAGGGATgataagttgctgaaaattttgaagtCCAAACACCCCCAAAAATGGTTGAAAATCAGTTAGgtaagaagatgaaaaagggatgatatcatctttctttagtttatttcctttttagtcaaataagccacCCAATTTCCACCTAACCTTGAAAATTGTCTCATTTTTTTCTAATGGCTGGCCATGCTATCATAATAGGgtataattgccctttaaagaccctcaaTTTTTATTCTTTAGCTATTTGAAACCTCTAattatcaatttaggacttttaaattttatgcgatttagtcctttttcgcaattgggctcacaaaacgtcaaaattaacccaccaaatttttcatgtactaatataaacatgctatgactctaaaataataataaaataatttattctacTTCATATTTATGGTCTTGAGAccattattctgactagccctaaaatcgtgttgttacatttctcccccttagggattttcgtccccgaaaatcttaccggtgaacaaGTTCAGGTACTGATCtttcatagtctcctcgggttcccatgtgccttcctcgactccatgcctatgccacaaaactttcacaagtgctatactcttatttctcaattgtttaactttCCGAGttaaaatcttgaccggctcttcaccataagtcatgtccggatgaaTCACAACCTCTGAAGGTGTAATCATATGCGAAGGGtccgatctatatcgacgtagcatggacacatgaaacacattgtgaatcttctctaattctggtggtaaagccaatcgataggcaaccgaCCCTATTCTCTCGATAACCTCATAAGaccctatgaaacgaggactcaatttACCTCTTCTACtaaatctgagaactttcctccacggggacactttcaaaaaaacattatcaccgacttgaaacttaatttcctttcgtttcaaatccgcataggatttctgtctatccgaggcggccttcaagcagtcacgaatcaccctaactttctcttcagtctctttgactaGATCGATCCCGTGAATCTAACTCTCTcttagctcagtccaatacaagggCATTCGACATTTTCGCCTGCAAAAAGCCTCATAAGGCATCATTTtcagacttgtctgataactgttattataggcgaattcaaccaacggtagatacttttcccaactgccttggaactcgaggatgcaacaccgtaacatgtctaatattttttttactctctctgactgactgtcggtttgcggatggaaagctgtgctaaaactcaactttgttcccaatgcctcttgtaactttttccaagacctcgaggtaaatctcgagtCTCGATCTGAGATAATCAACAATGGCACTCCAAgaagcctcacaatctcagaaacgtacaagtcaactaatctctcaagggagtagtcggtacgtacATGTGTGAAGTGTGCCGACTtggttagcctatccacaacaacccaaacaacatccttttttTCAGGGTTACcggcaaacccgtcacaaaatctatagtgatccgatcccacttccactcgagaaccataataggttgaagtagacccgaaggtacttggtgtttagccttcacttgctgacacactagacacttagacacaaactctgaaatgtctcttttcatacccgaccaccaatacattttcttcaggtcgttgtacatttttacactacctgGGTGCACAGACAAATGACCATTATGTGCCTCTctcagaatcttctgaataagctcattgtccttggATACACAAACTCTGTTTTTAAACATTATACATCCATCTGTACcaatatgaaaatatgatttaattcccgactcacactgagttctcttggcttgcaatttctcatcacctttctgagcttctcaGATCTCTTGAAGAAATGTCGGTCTAGCCCTCAAATCTGttagaactgaaccatcatcagacaaagccatATTGACATTTATTGCTCTCAGTGCAAATAATGATTCCCTACTCAATGCATTGGCAATCGCGTTTGTTTTTCACGGGTGGTAGTTGATAAttaactcgtaatcctttattaGCTTTAACCATCgccattatattaaatttaaatccttttgagtcatcaagtacttaaggctcttgtgatcagtgaacACCCTACACTTCTCGCTATATAGATGGTGTCTCTAAATTTTCAACGCGAATACGATAggagccaactctaaatcatgcgtcgggtaattattctcatgtggcttcagttgccttgaagcgtaagctatgacctCACTTTCTTGCATAaacacacaccccaaaccatttaaaaaGGCGTCGTTATATACCACAAATTCCTTGCCCGACTCTGGCTACACTAACATTgaggcttcggtcaacaaagcctttaatttctcagaactctgttggcacttttctatccattcaaacttgacatctttttgcagcaaccttgttatcggtgtagctatcatagagaattaatttacaaatcgtctataatatctgGCTAAACCTAAAAATCTTcgaacctcagttacattcttcggTGATTTTCACTCCACAATAGTCGAGATattacttgggtcaactctgatcccatcacccgacacaatgtgtcctaaaaatctaacctctttaagccaaaaatcactcTTACTAAATTTGGTGTAAAGctatttatctctcaaagtctgtaacacagttctcaaatgcttcgGATGTTCATTCTCATCTcacgagtaaatcagtatgtcatcaataaaaaccactacgaacTTGTCCAAATACGGCCGAAAAATGC includes these proteins:
- the LOC107897938 gene encoding hydroxymethylglutaryl-CoA synthase isoform X1 translates to MSRLSFRPRPLDIHKKLPIVKSVKDFEDDDTPTSATRNSQMLHLAAVEVETEEALEAHDGASKGKYTIGLGQDCMAFCTEVEDVISMSLTAVTSLLAKYKIDPKQIGRLEVGSETVIDKSKSIKTFLMQIFEVVNKH
- the LOC107897938 gene encoding hydroxymethylglutaryl-CoA synthase isoform X2 codes for the protein MDKNVGILAMEIYFPPTCVQQEALEAHDGASKGKYTIGLGQDCMAFCTEVEDVISMSLTAVTSLLAKYKIDPKQIGRLEVGSETVIDKSKSIKTFLMQIFEVVNKH